From the Hoplias malabaricus isolate fHopMal1 chromosome 6, fHopMal1.hap1, whole genome shotgun sequence genome, the window AAGAttcttcatttttctttgttgaatacattaacatttttgtatcttttttaaattcatttatgtatttatttattattatacatttttggcAATGTTCAGTGTAGTTGTACTTCCTCTGCATgcacagaagaaagaaaaaaatacaaatctgtAATAAATGCCTGAATTCATCAAAAGAATGACATTAATCGTaaccatttaaaaacaattttaaacagGTTCAAATGAGGCCACTTTCGGTAGTCCATCGGTGAATGTTTTTACTctggtttttaaaaaataatatactgaATTTAAAGAACATGGCCTcccaaacattaaaataacacttGCCCGTTACAGATTGCTGTAAGTACACTCCATTATTGCATTTAAAACCTTGCCAGGAATCAGAAGAATCAAGTGGTTCCCTCATGAACAGCACCTTAAGCACAATGAGAATCTGTAGGGGATTTTCACTGTAGGAATCTCTAATCTTGATTCCCCCTGTTTCTTCTGTAATGAAATGGGAAAAAAGCTGCTGTGAAAACTTCTGAAGGTTAAAAGTTCCCTCCCACAGCTAAAGCACTTCTCACgttataataatatttcatttttttttttggttactAATCTGCATGACCTTCATTATGAAGATAATTCTGATCCTTTGTTATGTGAACAGAAAGAAATGGACAAAGAAGATTCTTAATATAAGGGCACAggttaataataatagaaatacTCATTCAGCACAGGTTTTTCTAGATGGAAAATTCAGTTTAAATCTGTTAAAATGTTAGCGCTTGTGATTTACAAGAGTTGCACTCAAAGTTGCACTCAAAAAATGTGTCCTGGATTCTTCTGGGCTATAGTGATATGATTAAAGATTCtactaatgataataaaataaagtaataaaagaaATTACAAACACACTTTATGCCTTGAGTAGCACATAAACAGTCCATATACTCCAGCTGCATTTTCAtgatcattattttaattactgCTGGCATTGTTACTAATAATTACCGTATTGTTGTTAATAATCctgattaattaataataatgaggGCAGAATGTTTTATGCATGatttgtaaatgtgtaatgGATTGGATTGGACTACAGCAATAATTAATCCAGTGGCATTATTTTAATGCCTTGGCCTTGACACTATGCAAATGAGCGTGACATGGAGCTGCAGGCTTTTTTGATAATATTTTGACCATGGACTAAATTTAGATTTGGAGAAACGTGTATGTAACATTCAGGTCTGTTAAGCTGTACATTATATGAGATTCCTTGTATCTGAAATTGAGTAAATAAAAGTTAAGGATTATAACAAAGCTACCAGTGTGGAACACGTCGTTTGTGTGGCTCTATTTATGGTTTTGCTTTCTAAgtccaacacattttaaaaacaatagaaGATTAAAAAATGTCCTTTATACAATGGCTATAAGAAGTCTGCACATATTTGTCATAATGGCAATTTAGTTATGTAAAAACATATCTTATATCTTATATTTGGATATATGATATTTGCAGCTGTCCATAATTCCCTTCATCTGCCAGTAACATAATGCACTGTGGGTATGGTATGGTTCTGTGCCTGTCACAGAAGGCAGGAGACTAGAAGATGAAAGCAATTGTAATTTACAAATAGGTCAACAGGTGAAAACAATATACAATACATAAGGAATGACGAAGCAAGGCCTGTAGAATGGGtgcttaaaaacacacacacacacacacacacacacacatacaaacgcAAAGCActgtcacatacacacagttgCAGGGTGTGGCTGGCAAACAGTGCAAGAAGAAACACAgctaataaaattaaacataagTACGGTGTACATTTTAGGACATCCTCAATCCTCATCAAGTCTCAAACCATCATCATGTCTCAGATCTCGTGAAATTAAACATCAGGCTTCAAAGCAAATGGCCTCTCACCAAACTGCCTCTGGAAAAAAGGCTTTAGACCAAACTGAACATCAGAAGAAACAGCCTCAGACAAAACTATAGTGCAATAATAGTCCAACAATAGTACCTCTGTCCATGCCACTGATAACAGCTGAAAACAGCCTAAAGTTTTTATAGTCAATACCGGACACACATTAGCATTCGTCAATGTTGTTAAAAGGGAGCTCATAACAAGAAGCAAGAAATGCTAATGTGTGTCCGATATTGACTATAAAAACGATAGGCTGTTGTCAGCGGCATGGACAGTGGTCTATTGTTGGACAGTCTGAAGCCTTTTAGTCTGGAGTTTGGGCTGAGGCCAGTTGGTTTGAAGcctttttctgagggagtttgttCATAAGCCGTTTGCTTTGAGGCCTGATGTTTAATTACACAACACCTGAGACTTGAAGTTGTTTTGTACGAGGAATGACGCCGTTCTGTTCAATGCCTGAGTTCTGACTCTGAGGTTTGAGGATGTCCTAATATGTACACCGTACTAATGACTAAAACATAGCAAAAAACATGGACACAGGAGAAAAAAGGCACAGATTATTACAGTGCCAAACATCTTTTTGAAAGTACAGTAGAACCCCAAAGGACAGTGCTCTGTTTCAGAACTCGCGTCGACAACTGACGCGATTGAATTTCCCCATAAGAAATAACTGAAAAACGATTAATTGATTCTCTACCATCAACTTTCTTTTACCATAAATTTCCCTATTTCCTAATAGAAATATACTTATCATCGATCTCGGCAGTTTGAAATCCGATGCTAGGTCAGTCACACGCACGCCTTTCTCGAACTTCTCAATTACCACCGTTTTCAGCTCTAATGGAGTTCtcacatttttcttcttttgcttttctgatGTATCTTTCTTGGGAGccatttttgttattgttttttattgttcaaaAACGTGTAAAATATGCAAAAACCTGGAGCACAACCTCAAAAAGCTTCCAACCTTGAGGAACGACGCTGTAAACTGACGACAAATAGCATCAGTTAAGTTCAGCACGAACGGCGTTTGTTCACAAAAGTCACGTGGGTCGGGTCGGGTTCCGAATTTAAAGGTGAACCTCCAAGTCGAAATTCTCTCGACATTTGGCATCCACTTTAGAAACGATCGACTTCCGGGGTTCTACTGTATGGTGAAATGTGCAACCTTTTTCCCACATGTTAAGACTTGATTAAGGTTTTTGCAAAATCCTTGTGTTTATGTAGCCATGCCCTTTTATGTGTCATGTGACCACTCACATGTTTTGTGATTCCTAATGGTTTGCATTCCCTCTTTCTTGACTCTATATTTATCTACAGTTAGAAGTATCTTGTTACACATGCCtcaggtgtgttctctctgtctgcttgggtttcctccgggtgactgtctgtgaggagtgtggtgtgttctccctgtgtctgcttgggtttcctccgggtgactgtctgtgaggagtgtggtgtgttctccctgtgtctgcttgggtttcctccgggtgactgtctgtgaggagtgtggtgtgttctccctgtgtctgtgtgggtttccttcgggtgactgtctgtgaggagtgtggtgtgttctctctgtgtctgcttgggtttcctccgggtgattgtctgtgaggactgtggtgtgttctccctgtgtctgtgtgggtttcctttgggtgactgtctgtgaggagtgtggtgtgttctccctgtgtctgcatgggtttcctccgggtgactgtctgtgaggagtgtggtgtgttctccctgtgtctgtgtgggtttccttcgggtgactgtctgtgaggagtgtggtgtgttctctctgtgtctgcttgggtttcctccgggtgattgtctgtgaggactgtggtgtgttctccctgtgtctgtgtgggtttcctttgggtgactgtctgtgaggagtgtggtgtgttctccctgtgtctgcatgggtttcctctgggtgctccggttttgtcccacagtccaaaacacacgttggtaggtggactggtgactcaaaagtgtctgtaggtgtgagtgtgtgattaaatgtgtgtgtgtgtctgtgtgtgtgtctgtgttgccctgtgaaggactgacgccccctccagggtgtgttcctgccttgcgcccaatgattccaggtaggctctggacccaccgcaaccctgaactggataagggttacagacaacgaatggatgaataataataataataataataataattaaaaataacgataataataataataataattattattattattattatcgttgttgttgttataaatTGATTTACATAACGTAATCTTTTTTCATAGTGTTAGTTGTAgggtaaataaatattaaacgtCTACACCACctaactaaataataataatagtctattctttgtttattttctcactGACACGCCTCTTTTGcgcttttaaaataaatattttgaaaatatttttttacatatttttgacGGTATTTGAAGAATATTTAACACAACTTTTTAGTTTtaaccgagagagagagagagagagagagagagagagagagaggcagagagagagagagagagaggcagaggcgGAAGTGGCGTTAAATTTCGCGCAAGGAAGCTGGACACGGCGCGCCAAATTTCAAAGCACTTCCTGGGAAAAATACGCGAAAATATTAACAACGGGGAGAAAATAAAGACCAGATGTGGATGCTGTGACAATGCTGCTGAAATATACCGGGTACAGTGGGCTTCATTAGGTGTTTACTGCTGTTCGTCTCCGGTAAAACGGGGATTTTGTTTACCGCTATACGTTTAATTTGACGTTTTTTGCAAGCGTTGGCTTTCGCCGAGCGGGCTAACTACTCACATTCATCCTGTGACGTTACCGCACTAACATTAATCGCTCCTGCCGTGGGGACGGAAAGCTCCAAATGTCCTCGAGCAGTGGAGTTACAGGTCCCCGCCAACGTCTACTTTTAGCTCCAGTGGGGACACAGTTGAAAACTGCATGTCGGTGTCGGGGCGATTAAACTAACGTTAGCTTTGCTGAGTAGCGCTGGGTGCTAAACCAGTCAGATGTGTGTTGACCTACAGAGTCGGGGCTAGCGACGCGGCCGTATGTAAAGAGTGGAGTTACTCTTTTTGCTAAATTATCTTTGGACGTTTTCTCATGTAAAAATCTTCGAATATTGCGGCTATTAATGTGCAGTTTACTGCAGCAGCCGCCTCGTCTCTTTTGAGTGAGTTCGGTTTAGACGTTGTTTTATTTCTGCGAGGATTTTAATGACGTTTAGCCACGACACGGTTCTAGTGAGCCTTCCTCCTCAGTGTGTAGTTCGGAATCACAGTGGCGTTTCcctgtaaatgttaatacattATTACCAAGTGTTAATATTTGTTCATGATACAGGAAAAAAACCTACCACTTTATGACGTCAAAAATCATAATTTAGATCAATTGTAACCGAATATTAAATATGCAGAGGTGTTGTCTGTGGAGGAAGTGctcttattttcacttaaataAACTATGGTGTGTTAAGAGTGCATGCACAGGCAAAAAGGAGGAAGGTTTTACTACAGTTTCAGAGTCTCTCAGTGTTATGAGAGATGTTAATTGTGGTGTGTGCGTTGGTGAAATGAGAGTAGCAGCTGTCCTTGTCATTTTTGATTTCTCCATGTGCAATACTATGaaacttatatatattttttttttttcagggtgaAGATCAGCTGGTTGTGACCTCTCCTTgcgaccacacacacacacacacacacacactgttatgtGTATAGTGTCTTTTAAAACTACATAATTATACTGTATAAGCACGCTCCCTGTCTGGAGTGTTCACTTGGCGTGCTAATAATTTAATGCGAACGCTTGTACAGATCATTACATGCATTTCTGGCTGCCAGCTTCCATACCATTTTTAATCTCAGCTTTGAGCaattattttacaaacaaaTATGAGAAATGAAAGATTATAATTCTGAATCCACATCTCTGTGAGTTGTGAACGTTTGTGACTGAGAGTAGTTAGGACTTTTTCCCTTGGGGGAGTGCCAGTATGTTGTCTGGTGTCCAGCCATGTTTTCAGCTGTTGAGGATTGGCTCATCTGACCATGCTAACGGCCACGCCAgtgttggatcagacacagcacgtGACCTGTACACATTCCGACCAGCACTTTCCCAGTCGGTTTTCCGCTTGGGACGGGCTGCAGAGTTGTGCGATGTCACTTTGGATTCGACAACGGTATCCCGGATCCACGCTGAGCTGCACGCTGAGAGACAGACTGAAGCGTCAGGAGAGGAAAGCTGGAAAGTCCAAGTGAAGGACCGAAGCAGTTATGGTTGTTTGATTAacattttttgctttttatttttgtgactTAATTCTTTTTAAAGAATTGAACGATTTGATGATTGTACTTTGTTTCACAGGTACGTGGGTGAATGATGTTCGACTGCAGCAGAACGTTTTGTTGGAGATTTCTGATGGTGATACACTAACCTTTGGTGGCCAATCAACACAAGGGAGCCCAGAATTCTATTTCCTCTTCCAGAAGGTCCGAGTCCGACCTGAGAACTTCAATGCCATAACAGTTCCAAAGGCTAGCTCCTTTTCCTCTGACATACAGAACCGGATCCGGACCAGTCTGGACTGCAAACCAGAACCCGGTCTTGACATTTCAAAATTGTCCATCAATCGAGCTACGGTCATACTAAACTCCATTGGAAGCCTGAGCAAAATGAATGGCAGCTGCTGGACATTTAAGAAGGCTGAAAAATCCAATGAGCTGAATTCCTGTTCCAAACCACTCTTGTTTACTGCTTTGGTACCTCCTTCTACTCCTCCACCTCTGCCTTCTGGTACTATGGAAACCACTTCTATGTCAGTTCCGCCATCGTCCAAGAGCCGACGCAAGTCTGCGCACACAGTTCTGTTGGAGGACGATAGTTCGGATGACCCTGTCAACCATAGAAGTGGACTGGAGGACGCAAGGAAAGTTAGAGGTGGAAAGAGACGACGTCTGTACAAGTCAGAGTCTGAAGTATTTCAGTCGTCTTTGTCCAAAGCGGAGCTAAGCACACGACCTAAATCTGATGTCAGGCCTGTGATGTCCAAACAAAATGGCATCGTTTACAATCAATCAACCAATGGGAAGCTCAATAATCATTTTACCTTGATCCAAAAGCGTGATGTTGGAAACCTGGTCCACAATAAAGGCATTAATATGGTGGCCTACCAACATCAGAAGCCTTGCACACCAGCTGCTCGGGGCAGACGAAGGGCAAACAGCTCTCCTGTTTTCTCTACCCAGGTGGTGAGAAGTGAAAATTATCACCTTACCTCTCCAGCAGTTAGACATTCAAAGgtggaaagagagagtgggCAGGTCGCACGGTTCAGTACCACCACAGGGTAAGTTGTTTCTGCAAGATGTGTCTAGAACAGTTTTCTTTTCCTAGTTTGTTGAATGAATTGTTCATTTCAATCAGCTTTTCCCCCTCTCCTTGTTAAATCATATCCACAGTCATATTAAGCACAAATCTaccttttgtttgctttgaatACAGCTAATAGATTGatctatataatatttattatttacagtagACGACGTGGCAGACCCAGAAAGCATCCTCCATCACGCCCCTCCTTGCCTTCACCttcttcctcatcctcatccagct encodes:
- the tcf19l gene encoding transcription factor 19 — its product is MLSGVQPCFQLLRIGSSDHANGHASVGSDTARDLYTFRPALSQSVFRLGRAAELCDVTLDSTTVSRIHAELHAERQTEASGEESWKVQVKDRSSYGTWVNDVRLQQNVLLEISDGDTLTFGGQSTQGSPEFYFLFQKVRVRPENFNAITVPKASSFSSDIQNRIRTSLDCKPEPGLDISKLSINRATVILNSIGSLSKMNGSCWTFKKAEKSNELNSCSKPLLFTALVPPSTPPPLPSGTMETTSMSVPPSSKSRRKSAHTVLLEDDSSDDPVNHRSGLEDARKVRGGKRRRLYKSESEVFQSSLSKAELSTRPKSDVRPVMSKQNGIVYNQSTNGKLNNHFTLIQKRDVGNLVHNKGINMVAYQHQKPCTPAARGRRRANSSPVFSTQVVRSENYHLTSPAVRHSKVERESGQVARFSTTTGRRRGRPRKHPPSRPSLPSPSSSSSSSSSSSSSSSSSSSEDDDDDDDDEDIGVAQGVEPCAALRCCLPQQDTVQWVQCDDCDAWYHLDCLPHDRNRASLLLDPSADFHCGCC